A stretch of Gambusia affinis linkage group LG10, SWU_Gaff_1.0, whole genome shotgun sequence DNA encodes these proteins:
- the LOC122839146 gene encoding receptor-type tyrosine-protein phosphatase C-like gives MADLSAPRLLLLSSMIVCLAKSEPSAAPPRCSYSVRAIRFGFQFEMTSFPGGRYTVSVGEEGSPTTDKIIYISSSNKNPTHEIQRLKPCTEYEHKVTLLDNNGTEIFCSGSGGKAKTLNLNEQDITNSPCIPGYVCYQSGWNISSSVSAPNQTELLRDGNFGFKLAEDDICSNFTVSFYCNNSSFNLTRYIPADYINPNETTQTKHNRLPAQIETKLPPNCKNLSIEYTCSESGKVGGSIQLSDLEPFTDYSCTGLMKNNNVSINKITPAVQLNITCDFTTTLNNAYENQSLVVGWWETTSESCGAVLPNLEKLSYKCTFQDIDGNAKIHGKTVREPRGGMCKTTELKRYTKYTAEVYVIYNNKNVSQGLTVKIQTGPGVPDKVQQLKVHLIKHNVIRVTCSPPVGGFKGPKKVYIVRLIGGREVEETAECHFEIGDLSYLTSYTVQVFAFNGVFESEAETTNVSTRYNDKALSGILIFILIILIFILVALRLAAFIKKRKKSKKVTKEEVMLTSTANAYR, from the exons ATGGCTGATCTTTCTGCTCCCCGCCTTCTGCTGCTCTCATCCATGATTGTCTGTTTAGCCAAAT CTGAGCCAAGCGCCGCGCCTCCACGGT GTTCTTACAGTGTTAGAGCCATCCGGTTTGGATTCCAGTTTGAGATGACCAGTTTCCCCGGTGGTCGCTACACGGTAAGCGTTGGTGAGGAAGGAAGTCCAACAACTGACAAGATCATCTACATTTCTTCATCTAATAAAAACCCGACGCATGAAATCCAACGTCTGAAGCCCTGCACTGAATATGAGCACAAGGTCACGCTGCTTGACAACAACGGTACAGAAATATTCTGCAGCGGCTCTggaggaaaagcaaaaacactcaACCTGA ATGAACAAGACATCACAAACAGCCCCTGCATCCCGGGTTACGTCTGCTACCAAAGCGGCTGGAACATCAGCTCCTCGGTTTCTGCACCAAACCAAACCGAACTGCTCAGAGACGGGAACTTTGGTTTTAAACTGGCTGAAGACGACATCTGCTCAAACTTTACTGTCAGTTTTTACTGTAACAACTCCTCCTTTAACCTGACCCGATACATTCCTGCTG atTACATAAATCCAAATGAGACGACTCAGACTAAACACAATCGCCTTCCTGCACAGATAGAAACAAAACTGCCTCCAAACTGTAAGAATCTCAGCATTGAGTACACCTGCTCAG AAAGTGGAAAAGTCGGGGGCTCCATTCAGCTCTCTGATTTGGAGCCGTTTACAGATTACAGCTGCACTGGTCTGATGAAGAACAACAACGTTTCCATCAATAAAATAACTCCAGCCGTCCAGCTCAACATTACCTGTG ATTTTACAACAACTCTCAATAATGCATATGAAAACCAAAGTTTAGTTGTGGGCTGGTGGGAAACAACCAGTGAGAGCTGCGGAGCCGTTCTTCCTAATCTAGAGAAGCTTTCTTACAAATGCACCTTTCAGGACATTGATGGAA ATGCAAAGATCCATGGCAAGACGGTCCGAGAGCCTCGTGGAGGAATGTGTAAAACTACTGAACTTAAAAGATACACCAAATATACTGCTGAAGTTTACGTCATCTATAACAACAAGAATGTTTCCCAAGGACTGACAGTCAAAATACAAACAGGTCCCGGAG TACCAGATAAAGTTCAACAACTGAAAGTCCATCTCATAAAGCACAATGTGATCAGAGTAACTTGCTCCCCGCCAGTCGGTGGATTTAAAGGACCGAAGAAAGTTTACATCGTTCGTCTGATTGGTGGCAGAGAAGTTGAGGAAACTGCTGAGTGTCATTTTGAAATCGGAGATCTGAGCTACCTGACGTCCTACACAGTCCAG GTGTTTGCCTTCAATGGGGTGTTTGAGAGTGAAGCTGAAACGACAAACGTTTCCACTCGCT ACAATGACAAAGCTCTTAGTGGCATTTTGATCTTCATCCTCATCATTCTCATCTTCATACTTGTAGCGCTGCGTCTGGCAGCCTTCATCAAAAAGCGAAAGAagtcaaaaaa AGTTACTAAAGAAGAAGTTATGCTCACATCAACAGCGA acgCTTACAGATGA
- the LOC122838932 gene encoding receptor-type tyrosine-protein phosphatase C-like, whose protein sequence is MKPFTDYSCTGDIKMNNVSINKTLPPVQFNIDCDFTVEKLEISTTNTSIKLNWETKSDNCQDVLKKLDELSYHCSCQQQKGDGRYFKTDGKIINQPERRMCEFTSGIKPFRYYNCEVHHIYTGQKDFRGTKVTEKTKLGIPDQPHNVVVTVPENNKINVTCSLDYMDFNGPEKIYFAQLQGVPGSRKDNTECQFQFEDLSYSTSYTVEVFTFNGHFTSSPVRSQVDTRYNNKALIGSLVFLIYFIILCAALFILKRRISRK, encoded by the exons ATGAAGCCGTTCACAGACTACAGCTGTACTGGTGACATCAAGATGAACAATGTCTCCATAAATAAGACACTTCCACCTGTCCAGTTCAACATCGACTGTG ATTTTACAGTGGAGAAACTGGAGATCAGTACAACCAATACTTCCATTAAGCTGAACTGGGAAACGAAGAGTGATAATTGTCAAGATGTTCTCAAAAAACTGGATGAGCTTTCTTATCACTGCAGCTGTCAGCAACAGAAAG GTgatggaagatattttaaaactgatggaaaaattaTTAATCAACCTGAAAGAAGAATGTGTGAGTTCACCAGTGGAATTAAACCATTCAGGTATTACAACTGTGAAGTTCATCACATCTACACTGGACAAAAGGATTTTAGAGGAACAAAAGTTACAGAGAAGACTAAACTTGGAA TACCAGATCAACCTCATAATGTTGTCGTGACAGTTCCAGAGAACAATAAGATCAACGTGACATGTTCATTAGATTACATGGATTTTAATGGACCAGAGAAAATATACTTTGCACAACTTCAGGGTGTTCCTGGTAGCAGAAAGGACAACACAGAATGTCAATTTCAATTTGAAGATCTGAGCTACTCAACATCTTACACAGTGGAG GTGTTTACTTTCAACGGACATTTTACCAGCTCACCTGTGAGAAGTCAGGTTGACACCAGAT ACAACAACAAAGCCCTCATTGGCAGTTTGGTCTTCCTCATTTACTTCATCATCCTCTGTGCTGCGCTCTTCATCCTGAAGAGGAGAATATCCAGGAAGTAA